The nucleotide sequence ctcggatgctgagcaaaagtccaggcggtcgtggaggaccgatctggcaaaaggtaaactctcctgagaggagtaggtgaggacgcgttcccccgaagagggaacagtaagcgtcgctTCGACCGAGAGTTTCAACCAAACTCAAATTAGAATCGGGCAGTCAGAGGTTATCAAATTCATATTTTACATATATTTTATACTatttggactaactttattttgtagaaaacaAAAGATGGAAAAAGtcaatccgggcgcccgaacccgaAAAGTCATCCACAAGCTGACGTGGAGTGCGTCGATTGGCCAAGACAcgtggtccaggtgcctggaatagCCTATATAAGCAGCATTCGACCGGGAGCTTGATAACAACCCTCAGAATAGCTTCTGCTCTTGGGCGCTGCTCAGAGAACACTTCCTCGACGCTCAAACGCTGCTCCAACGATCGAAGGTTGAATTCTTCAAATATGTAGTTGTCAGTATTCCTTACTTTACAGTTGTGTTAATCTTGTAATCACATATTTGTATTATttagattgattagtgattgaccatcgaaagcactctcacgtgcaggccttggagtagaagtcgtcatacactccgaaccaagtaactcttggtgtttgtattgaagaccaagggatgtataTTTCTTGAGTCGAGTATCTCTCGAAGAGTAATACTATCTTGGTCAGCACTCTAATCAGACAACCACAGCTTTGGCTCGAgaagattggaagaccaagggatgtatacttcttaAGTCGAGTATCTCTCGAAGAGTAATACAATCTTGGTCAGCACTCCAATCAAACGACTGCAGCTTTGGCTCAataagattggaagaccaaggaatatatacttcttgagtcgagtatCTCTCGAAGAGTAACACAATCCTAGTTAACACTCCAATCAAACGACAGGTCTTTGGCTCGatgagattggaagaccaagggatTTATGCTTCTTGAATCGACTATCTCTCTAAGAGTAATATAATCCTGGTCAACACTCTAATTAGACGAGAATAGCTTTAGTTGAGTGAAATTGGAAGACCAAGTAATGCATGCTTTCTAGATTGAGtactttttttttataacaagTGTAATCGTGATCATCATCCTGATTAGACAACCGTAGTTTTAACTCAGTGAAATTAGAATATTAGAGTTATAGAGACTTGCTTTTAAGGAAGATTAAGGCCCTTAAAATGTTTTATAAAACACTAGAAATATGGTTGAAAAAATTAACTAAGCAAGATTATCCATGGTGATTGAGGGAGACAATGCAGGATATTATTCAAGGAATGTTTCTCAAGGAAGAGCAACATTCCAATAATTGACTATATCACATTCAGCTCAATTCAACAATGGTGGCTTAAACATTAAGGAGATGATAAAAGTTATGTTGATAAATTTTGGATTTATCCTGAAAATTATGGGGGAAATTGTCCTCTAGGTAAACCACAAGGCTAAGTGAGATAGAAAAAATCTCTATAAGGCATTGAAAGATCATGAATCTTCTAATGTGGGAGTTAACCACTGTGCCAatatatatgatacattatgatatttaagaaattatgagaaGGGCACTAGTATAAAATGGTAAGTTTTGAAATGACTTAATACCATTAAAGCAGTAGATCTCTAGTGGTAAAATCTCCATTGAATATGAAGAATTGTGCGGATCCATTAGGCCTACCAAAAGATCAATTATACTGCATGTCTAGGGGAATGAGCCTAAAACTCAATATTTAAATCGAATAGTGGTAACTCAATTAtgttgattggagatcccaagatcatgGCTCAAAAGGGACAACTAAGGTACAAGATTCGAGGCATCTAGGAGTAATTACTCCAACTCATTTCTAGAGACAAAAGGTGCAATTTATGAAATGAGTAAAGGATGAACAAAAGTTCTTAATGATTCCTATATTGTATCGTAAAGGGTATAATAGGGTATTGCAGAATACTCTTAATAGGAGATCACCTATATAAGTGTGAAGAGGGCCGCTTTAATAAAACACTTATGAATCCCAAGCTTTGTCCATTGCCAAAATAGACACAATAGAGAACTAGTAAAAGCCTAGGGGGCTATTGTGCTATTGTGTGCGTATGATCGTCTTAGTTTACACCAACGGTTGAACAATTCAAGGCATAGTTCATTGGGCAACCAAATAAATCTGATCATATTCCACTATGGAAGGTTCAAAACTACAAACTACTTTTCTTGATGCAATAGTCTTCCAATAAAACTCTTGTTTGAGATTTGAAATTTATTCAtaattttcattcatgtgggggattgttagaaAATTGGTTTGGTGACCAATAGGGATAAGATGACTATTTCATGAGTCGACGTCGTAAATCAATTTCTCGagtaaatgagaaattaatgtctaATGAAGGGTTAGTCCGATAATATCAGATGGAAATTTGATTCGCATACGAGTTGGATTCATGGATAAACGTTAACTCGAGTATGTGAAACTATTAAAgggtataaaattataattaatttcattgattaatttattatttgattaaaagattaattattgtgatattaattaatatttacaatagattaagtaaataattaatcatattaatcaattaaattaattaatcacaATGAAAAGATTTAAGGGAAAAGACACATCCCATATCCTTTCATCTCTTGGAAGAAATCTTTCATCTCTTGAGAGTAACCCTTCATCCTTATAAAACAAATCTCATTTCTTCCACTCAATACACTCAATTCTCAAGTAGTGAATTCTCCTCTTAggctctcttctctctctcctctcttaagaGTTTTAAGGCTCCGAAAGTTTGACAAGGCTCGAAATTTGAAGTGCTTCTATTTCGAGACGTAAGTGTATCTTAGGAGACGATTGCCAATAAATAGTAAGCAACTAGGTGGGGTAATATCATTTAAAGGAAAGAAGGTATAGCATTCATCTCGACTTTAATACTCTTATCCTTAGGGATAAGTTTACCCAAAGGGGATGTGTCGATATCCAAAAGGATAACTCAACGATCGACGAGATTAGGTCGGTAGAAAAGTATATTTCTTACTCGAAGGGGTACTTCGATAATTGAAAGGAGATGTCGAAAGTATAAATGGGATAAGGTCCACGTTGTCATACCAAACTCCATCAGTTAGAATTATCGACTCGGTGCTAAGATAACTAAAAGAAAAGTATCCAACATGTTAAACACTGTGGTTTCAGTTGCCTGAATCGCAGTTAACGTATGTCGATATGCTTGAGAAAGCATGTAACCGATTTGCTTAAGGAAGGATTTCACTAATAAATCAACTTCTCAGTAAACATTATCAACCCTcacggagaggagaggaagaaaaaaaggaaaagaaatgaaaaggagAACAAGAACTTCTTCCAGTTACAACGTAGACATGGCGATCGTACTGCACATCATATGCACTGACTCCTCTGTCTCTTGGGGATCAAACTCGACGGCGCCACCACCATGGGCATCGGTCTCTTCATCGCCGTATTCACCACCGCCGGAGTTTGTGCTTTGACAGCCACCAGAGGAATCTGAAACGGCTGCCGCCACGGCGGCGGATTCCTCCACTGAGGCAGTGGCCCTGCGAGCAGCAGCGTTTGCAGCGTCGGCCCTGCTTCCAGAACAGCCTGCAAAAGCTTCCCTTTCTGCGGCAGTGACCTTTCCACGGCCAGCCTATTCACCGTCGCACTCGCCCTGTCGTAGTCGACACTGGCCGTGTTCGTGGCGAGCTTAGTGCTGGAGAACTCCGACGATCCGCCCGCGGAGGATTCGCACAGCTCGGGGATGATGCTTTCGGGCATCGGGGAGCGGCAGAGCTCTCTCGCTTTGGGCATCTGTGAGAGCTCGGAGAGCAGGAGCTTGAGATGACCCCTTGCTTCGTCTCTCTCCCGGGTCACCATTTGGAGTAGTATCAGCAATTGCCCAATGCTCTGCTCGCCCCTCCTCACCTCCTCCTCGGCGTTGGCTTTCAGAGCCTCCAGCTCCAGAGTGGTGCACAG is from Zingiber officinale cultivar Zhangliang chromosome 7B, Zo_v1.1, whole genome shotgun sequence and encodes:
- the LOC122006952 gene encoding uncharacterized protein LOC122006952; this encodes MGVDSWCLEELAMDASFPSLWGFHESMEELKQKLLCTTLELEALKANAEEEVRRGEQSIGQLLILLQMVTRERDEARGHLKLLLSELSQMPKARELCRSPMPESIIPELCESSAGGSSEFSSTKLATNTASVDYDRASATVNRLAVERSLPQKGKLLQAVLEAGPTLQTLLLAGPLPQWRNPPPWRQPFQIPLVAVKAQTPAVVNTAMKRPMPMVVAPSSLIPKRQRSQCI